One Roseburia rectibacter DNA window includes the following coding sequences:
- the tnpC gene encoding IS66 family transposase produces the protein MDPFFTEEQLNNMSRENMMEVMRIMQNQVQKKETEVQLLKDKQKELEFMNAMLSDRLALAQRRRFGSSSEKYADGYEQMDLFNEAEVNADMDTAEIEEEIVIPSHKRKKRTGKKEEDLSNFEVTETIEYKLTGEDRYCPDCGTKYKVVTKEVVKRLKFIPSTFEVVEEVTYVYSCPKCGAMIRPEKEFPLIKGSIATPSLVAGIMNAKYVNGMPLARQEREFARYDLNLSTKTMANWIISCADRYLGLLYGQMKEEFLKSRYIHCDETRIQVIDEPDQKGSSQNWMWVYLTDHYSEAPQMVLFDYERTRAGYHPVNFLGDTFHGYLTCDGYQAYHGLNDSITVTGCFTHARRRFDAALTALKKDFTKEQLKETVAYQAMTRIGILYKVEEMIKDKTPEERYQERQKQSRPVVDALFEWLHSMEDSVDRSSLIGDAILYTLNQENYLRRYLDDGHLSIDNNSAERAIKNFAVGRRNWLFAKSIRGADASAVVYSIAETALLNGLKPYVYLSYVLEELRKMGPFPKPDDLNRLLPWSNELPEGFRTKKKK, from the coding sequence ATGGATCCGTTTTTTACAGAGGAACAGCTGAATAACATGAGCCGTGAAAACATGATGGAAGTTATGAGAATCATGCAGAATCAGGTTCAAAAAAAAGAGACCGAGGTACAGCTTCTGAAAGACAAGCAGAAAGAACTGGAATTTATGAACGCAATGCTTTCAGACCGTCTTGCGCTTGCACAAAGAAGACGTTTCGGTTCTTCCAGTGAAAAATACGCAGATGGATATGAACAGATGGATCTGTTTAATGAGGCTGAAGTCAATGCAGATATGGATACTGCTGAGATTGAAGAGGAAATCGTGATTCCATCGCACAAACGGAAAAAACGCACCGGCAAAAAAGAAGAAGATCTCTCTAATTTCGAAGTAACAGAAACAATCGAATATAAACTGACCGGCGAAGACCGCTATTGTCCGGACTGTGGAACAAAGTATAAAGTCGTCACAAAAGAAGTCGTAAAACGACTGAAATTCATCCCCTCCACCTTTGAAGTGGTTGAAGAAGTAACCTATGTATACAGTTGTCCAAAATGTGGTGCTATGATCCGGCCGGAAAAAGAGTTTCCGCTGATCAAGGGAAGCATTGCTACACCTTCGCTGGTTGCCGGAATCATGAATGCAAAGTATGTCAATGGCATGCCGCTGGCAAGACAGGAACGGGAATTCGCAAGGTATGACTTAAATCTTTCAACAAAAACAATGGCAAACTGGATCATCAGCTGTGCAGACCGGTATCTGGGACTGCTTTATGGGCAGATGAAGGAAGAATTCCTAAAGAGCAGATACATCCATTGCGATGAAACCAGGATCCAGGTGATTGATGAACCAGATCAGAAAGGATCATCTCAAAACTGGATGTGGGTATATCTGACAGATCATTACAGTGAAGCCCCACAGATGGTTCTCTTTGATTATGAGAGAACGCGTGCCGGATATCACCCGGTAAACTTCCTTGGAGATACATTTCATGGATATCTGACGTGTGATGGATACCAGGCGTATCATGGACTGAACGATTCCATCACCGTAACCGGATGCTTTACCCATGCGAGACGCCGTTTTGATGCTGCACTCACGGCATTAAAAAAGGATTTCACAAAGGAGCAGCTGAAAGAAACAGTTGCATATCAGGCAATGACGAGGATCGGAATCCTGTATAAAGTAGAGGAAATGATCAAAGATAAGACACCGGAAGAACGGTATCAGGAACGTCAGAAACAGTCACGTCCAGTGGTGGATGCCCTGTTTGAATGGCTGCATTCGATGGAAGATTCTGTAGACAGATCTTCCCTTATTGGTGATGCCATTTTATATACGCTGAATCAGGAAAACTATCTTCGCAGGTACTTGGATGATGGGCATCTGAGCATTGATAATAATAGTGCGGAGCGTGCAATCAAAAATTTTGCAGTAGGCCGCCGGAATTGGCTGTTTGCCAAGAGTATCCGTGGTGCAGATGCCAGTGCTGTTGTTTATAGTATCGCAGAAACAGCCCTGCTGAATGGTCTGAAGCCGTATGTATATCTTTCCTATGTATTAGAAGAGCTTCGTAAAATGGGACCTTTTCCAAAGCCGGATGATCTAAATCGGCTTTTGCCATGGTCAAATGAATTACCGGAAGGATTTCGAACCAAAAAGAAGAAATAA
- the tnpB gene encoding IS66 family insertion sequence element accessory protein TnpB (TnpB, as the term is used for proteins encoded by IS66 family insertion elements, is considered an accessory protein, since TnpC, encoded by a neighboring gene, is a DDE family transposase.), translating to MLDLAGGTTVYLACGATDLRKSYHGLAAIIKLKFKLDPYSRCMFAFCNRRRTSIKILQWDGSGFWILMKRLDKDSFHWPDTPDELQKVTLKEMHWLCDGLSLTPKGAFEERHPKIVV from the coding sequence ATGCTTGATCTGGCAGGTGGCACAACCGTTTACCTTGCATGTGGAGCTACCGATCTGAGAAAAAGCTATCACGGACTGGCTGCAATTATCAAGCTAAAATTCAAACTTGATCCCTATTCGCGCTGCATGTTTGCGTTCTGCAACCGCAGGCGGACTTCTATTAAGATTCTGCAATGGGACGGATCCGGTTTCTGGATTCTGATGAAGAGGCTTGACAAAGATTCCTTTCACTGGCCGGATACTCCGGATGAATTACAGAAAGTGACCCTGAAAGAAATGCATTGGCTGTGTGATGGCCTTTCACTTACTCCGAAGGGAGCTTTTGAAGAAAGACATCCAAAGATTGTTGTATAA
- the tnpA gene encoding IS66 family insertion sequence element accessory protein TnpA produces the protein MKTDEKITLWSERIHEFQFSGQTCKTWCQEHHVPVSTMNYWMRKLKKLDEQSDTDMIFAKMPTEKEISKNETLNISPSPVRIFITNAIRIEVMPECPPEFFRVLIQGLKDHA, from the coding sequence ATGAAAACAGATGAAAAAATCACGTTGTGGTCTGAAAGAATCCATGAATTTCAATTCAGTGGGCAGACTTGCAAAACATGGTGTCAGGAACATCACGTTCCAGTCTCTACAATGAATTATTGGATGCGCAAGCTGAAAAAATTGGACGAACAATCAGATACAGATATGATTTTTGCAAAAATGCCAACGGAAAAAGAGATTTCAAAGAATGAGACTTTGAATATCAGCCCGTCTCCAGTCCGCATTTTTATCACAAACGCTATTCGGATTGAAGTGATGCCTGAATGCCCGCCGGAATTTTTTCGTGTTCTGATCCAGGGGCTGAAAGATCATGCTTGA
- the tnpA gene encoding IS66 family insertion sequence element accessory protein TnpA codes for MSRNSKTSAAQQLKFVMECRKSGKTDAQWCIENGIRPATFYNWVSRLRTLPSYSRI; via the coding sequence ATGAGTCGTAACTCAAAAACTTCAGCTGCCCAGCAGCTTAAATTTGTAATGGAATGCCGCAAAAGCGGCAAAACCGATGCACAGTGGTGCATCGAAAACGGAATTCGTCCAGCTACGTTTTACAACTGGGTATCCAGACTCCGCACCCTCCCGTCATATTCCAGAATCTAA
- a CDS encoding DUF6020 family protein has translation MSIKDKTVERGVLISKIAVIVFAMVCGRYFIEYMRLPKAGIVWACAFIIMYYLFSGWRLEKQQIPYMIFSGILSIAVILGYHMELHGSMYTGLMTENYMTSLTVNDVIAFLLLTITITALLEKIITRFTRKVESIEIKCTYGISNKKAWLGAALIIFILWIPYLVIYYPGFIFGDSLGSIAQALGVAKLYNHHPIFYTLFLKMCLSLGIFIKDITFGCAVYTIVQMIYIALCLGYQICWIRNKGIGIKICIILTVFFGCIPFFAQNSIAMWKDPIFSSTLAVWSLVLADFALSKGKIISDNRFFLVKSNLLLVVLCFSRNNGFYIGLFCELVIILIWILNRRKKIITGLKKLMVSTGCILLIISIVIGPVYTKLDLNGEPVESLGIFLNQMASVVAYDGDMTEEDREYMNGLLPLENYKDTYRPCVVDLLKWDQNFSQKYLNEHLNGFMKTYISMFIRNPYAYIEAWALNTYGYWALNRWELNTDANNIYKGNLGDIENGENYGIVPHSLLEIQKVDLKSIFEIGDAPVALAILTWFVFLIVLLIIKKQKWGLGLAIAPTLGLAITLFVATPYAYWQRYGLAQYYLVPFYIFIVVYLLKEKKE, from the coding sequence TTGAGTATAAAAGATAAAACAGTAGAACGTGGAGTGTTAATCAGTAAAATTGCTGTAATAGTGTTTGCAATGGTATGTGGGAGATACTTTATAGAATATATGCGATTGCCTAAGGCAGGGATTGTTTGGGCATGTGCTTTCATTATTATGTATTATTTGTTTTCAGGGTGGAGATTAGAAAAACAACAGATTCCATATATGATTTTTTCGGGTATATTAAGTATTGCTGTCATTTTAGGATATCATATGGAATTACATGGTTCAATGTATACGGGTTTAATGACTGAGAATTATATGACAAGTTTGACAGTAAATGATGTAATAGCTTTTTTATTATTAACAATAACAATAACAGCGTTATTGGAAAAAATTATTACACGATTTACACGAAAAGTAGAAAGTATTGAAATAAAATGTACATATGGTATTAGTAATAAAAAGGCATGGTTAGGAGCAGCACTGATAATTTTTATATTATGGATACCTTATTTAGTGATATACTATCCAGGATTTATATTTGGAGATTCACTGGGATCAATTGCACAGGCACTTGGTGTAGCCAAATTATATAATCATCATCCGATTTTTTATACTTTATTTTTGAAAATGTGCTTATCACTAGGAATTTTTATAAAGGATATTACATTTGGTTGTGCGGTGTATACGATTGTACAGATGATTTATATAGCATTGTGCCTTGGATATCAGATATGTTGGATTAGAAATAAAGGTATTGGTATAAAAATATGTATAATTTTAACTGTATTTTTTGGTTGTATTCCTTTTTTTGCACAGAATAGTATTGCTATGTGGAAAGATCCAATATTTTCATCAACGTTGGCCGTATGGTCTCTTGTACTAGCAGATTTTGCATTATCTAAAGGGAAAATTATATCAGATAATAGATTTTTCTTGGTAAAGAGTAATTTATTGTTAGTGGTATTATGTTTTTCAAGAAATAATGGATTTTATATCGGATTGTTTTGCGAATTAGTGATAATTTTGATATGGATATTGAATCGGAGAAAAAAAATAATAACAGGTTTGAAAAAACTTATGGTAAGTACGGGTTGTATTTTATTGATTATAAGCATTGTTATAGGACCGGTATACACAAAATTAGATTTAAATGGAGAGCCGGTAGAGAGCCTGGGTATATTTTTAAATCAAATGGCGAGTGTTGTTGCATATGATGGAGATATGACAGAGGAAGATAGAGAATACATGAATGGTTTATTACCATTGGAAAATTATAAAGATACATATCGACCTTGTGTAGTAGATCTTTTAAAATGGGATCAGAATTTTAGTCAGAAGTATTTAAATGAGCATTTAAACGGATTTATGAAAACATATATTTCAATGTTTATAAGAAATCCATATGCATATATAGAAGCATGGGCGCTTAACACATATGGATATTGGGCATTAAACCGTTGGGAATTAAATACAGATGCTAATAATATATATAAAGGAAATTTGGGAGATATTGAAAATGGAGAAAATTATGGTATAGTTCCTCACAGTTTATTAGAAATTCAAAAAGTGGATTTAAAAAGCATTTTTGAAATAGGAGACGCACCTGTGGCACTTGCTATACTAACATGGTTTGTATTTTTAATAGTATTATTAATTATAAAAAAGCAAAAATGGGGACTGGGATTGGCAATTGCACCGACATTGGGGCTTGCCATAACACTTTTTGTTGCAACACCATATGCTTATTGGCAGAGATATGGATTGGCACAGTACTACTTAGTTCCATTTTATATATTTATAGTTGTATATTTACTAAAAGAGAAAAAGGAATGA
- a CDS encoding glycosyltransferase family 2 protein, with protein MEYCAILIPCYNEEKTIRKVVRDWKKEIPEATIYVYDNNSTDNTAKIAKEEGAVVRREYKQGKGNVIRRMFREIDAQCYIMIDGDDTYPVEYGRQMMQEVLEKKTDMVVGDRLSSTYFEENKRPFHNFGNSLVRFSINHLFKSDIRDIMTGYRAFSFQFVKTFPVLSKGFEIETEMSIHAVDKNMQISNIIIEYRDRPEGSESKLNTYSDGFKVLKTIGRLYKNYKPMNFFGILSLLLIIIAAILFVPIFVTYVQTGLVPRFPTLIASGFIVLAALQSFFSGMILDTFAQKNRQEFESELNTMEMNYKDLLKKE; from the coding sequence ATGGAATATTGTGCAATATTGATACCATGTTATAACGAGGAAAAAACAATCCGCAAAGTAGTAAGGGACTGGAAGAAAGAAATTCCTGAAGCAACGATTTATGTTTACGATAATAATTCAACAGATAACACAGCAAAAATTGCAAAAGAAGAAGGAGCGGTCGTAAGACGGGAATATAAGCAGGGAAAAGGAAATGTAATACGTAGGATGTTTCGGGAGATTGATGCACAATGTTACATCATGATAGATGGGGATGATACATACCCTGTTGAATATGGCAGACAGATGATGCAGGAAGTTTTGGAAAAGAAGACTGATATGGTTGTAGGAGACCGGTTATCTTCAACTTATTTTGAGGAAAATAAAAGACCTTTTCATAATTTTGGAAATAGTTTGGTAAGGTTTTCAATTAATCATTTGTTTAAAAGTGACATCAGAGATATCATGACAGGATACAGGGCTTTCAGTTTTCAGTTTGTAAAGACGTTTCCGGTATTGTCAAAAGGTTTTGAAATTGAAACAGAAATGAGTATTCATGCAGTTGATAAAAATATGCAGATTAGTAATATTATTATTGAATACAGGGACAGACCGGAGGGAAGTGAATCCAAACTCAATACGTACAGTGATGGGTTTAAAGTGTTAAAGACGATTGGACGTTTATATAAAAATTATAAACCTATGAATTTCTTTGGAATTTTATCATTGCTTTTAATTATTATAGCAGCAATTTTATTTGTACCAATTTTTGTTACATATGTTCAGACAGGACTTGTACCAAGATTTCCTACGCTAATAGCATCCGGTTTTATTGTCTTGGCTGCATTACAGAGTTTTTTCTCTGGAATGATATTGGATACTTTTGCACAGAAAAACAGACAGGAATTTGAATCGGAACTTAATACAATGGAAATGAATTATAAAGATTTATTGAAAAAAGAGTAG
- a CDS encoding glycosyltransferase family 2 protein encodes MAKISIIIPVYNVEKYLQQCIDSLLSQTLSDIEIICIDDASQDASGKILNDYAARDDRMKVIHADENMGTLRARIKGITDAAGQYVMFVDSDDYLEVSACEELLKLLTEHPVDVLHFGTVLHANENVSDDLKDWVANFLKPYEGELEGNLIEKCFVDEMFDFNITNKIWRREVCEKAFANVEQIRLVASEDRYIFSFSCTMQKIIMA; translated from the coding sequence ATGGCAAAAATATCAATTATCATACCAGTATATAATGTTGAAAAGTACTTACAACAGTGTATTGACAGTTTACTGTCGCAAACACTATCAGATATTGAAATTATCTGTATAGATGATGCATCGCAAGATGCGTCCGGAAAGATTTTAAATGATTATGCTGCACGGGATGATCGTATGAAAGTGATCCATGCAGATGAGAACATGGGGACATTGCGTGCAAGAATCAAAGGTATTACAGATGCGGCTGGTCAGTATGTAATGTTTGTAGATAGTGATGATTATCTTGAAGTATCTGCCTGTGAAGAACTTTTAAAACTGCTTACAGAACATCCTGTAGATGTGTTGCATTTTGGTACGGTTTTACACGCAAATGAGAATGTATCGGATGATTTAAAAGACTGGGTTGCCAATTTTCTGAAACCATATGAAGGAGAATTGGAGGGAAATCTGATTGAAAAATGTTTTGTAGATGAAATGTTTGACTTTAATATTACAAATAAGATCTGGAGACGGGAAGTATGTGAAAAGGCATTTGCAAATGTTGAACAGATCAGACTGGTTGCATCCGAGGATCGGTATATTTTTTCCTTCTCATGTACTATGCAAAAAATTATTATGGCATAA
- a CDS encoding polysaccharide pyruvyl transferase family protein: MEKVVKFIDCYIETETCNLKCHYCYIALRNKFKNHIIELQRSPKEIQSALSKERMGGICLINLCAGGETLLGETILPVVKALLEEGHYVMVVTNGTMTKRFDEIITWDKALLSHLFIKFSFHYLEMIRLNMMDTFIGNVKKIAQSGCSYTVEVTPNDELIPHIDEVKKVCVDNFGAPCHVTIARDDRTGGIELLSEHSLPEFYDIWSTFDSKLLDFKYSIFKKKRTEFCHAGMWSYWVDLNTGEYKQCYTGDTLGNIYENCDEKLVECPVGTKCGLAHCYNGHAFLTLGDIPGVDTVTYAETRNRLEGTDNEWLRPEMKAAMSCKLYETNYDGEVFTSYNKERKVAYLDYYHVIKNKYHMEDEKQNVFIIGTPDHGNMGDQAIWYATQKLLKNYFPAANVVDVDMSDFETDIEGIAHLIQKQDILILQGGGNFGNYYMDDEMIRRSVISQFRNNRIIMFPQTVYFSEDAEGKEELERSVCIYNKNKNLVLIARDAESFECLKANFTNDMYMLPDVVLSLNAINMEKERKGVLICLRSDKESVMNHQNVDEIESFLKDRISEIRYTDTQMDNYCKENRELLLKQKIKEFQSAELVITDRLHGMIFAAITGTPCIAFDNFNAKVKKVYAYLKDTCIVKLVHDFQEFTEAYGELKVNAKNNYDEKSVIQQFVDVLDQIKLKCVEANETDIYQKSMEEILRYWSLKNYQTGIRCTELKEWNEKLQKQNEDRIQELQTYKNWVENLQKQNEERMKDTEVYKDWVNNLQKQNEERMKELEVYKDWVNNLQKQIEDMKR, translated from the coding sequence TTGGAAAAGGTAGTAAAATTTATTGATTGTTATATTGAGACGGAAACCTGTAATTTGAAATGCCATTATTGTTATATTGCATTGCGTAATAAATTTAAGAATCATATCATTGAATTGCAACGTTCTCCGAAAGAAATTCAAAGTGCACTGTCAAAAGAACGTATGGGAGGGATTTGTCTTATTAATTTGTGTGCTGGTGGAGAGACTTTATTAGGGGAAACCATTTTGCCAGTAGTAAAAGCATTATTAGAAGAGGGACATTATGTTATGGTGGTCACAAATGGCACTATGACAAAGCGGTTTGACGAAATCATCACATGGGATAAAGCATTGTTAAGCCATCTTTTTATAAAATTTTCATTCCATTATTTAGAGATGATCCGTCTGAACATGATGGATACCTTTATTGGCAATGTTAAGAAAATTGCTCAGTCCGGTTGTTCTTATACCGTAGAAGTAACACCAAATGATGAATTGATTCCGCATATCGATGAAGTAAAAAAGGTATGTGTGGATAATTTTGGAGCACCTTGCCATGTGACAATAGCAAGAGATGACAGAACCGGTGGAATAGAGTTATTATCAGAGCATTCCCTGCCGGAATTTTATGATATCTGGAGCACGTTTGATTCAAAATTGCTGGATTTTAAGTATTCCATATTTAAGAAAAAGAGAACAGAATTTTGCCATGCCGGGATGTGGAGTTATTGGGTAGACTTAAATACAGGTGAATATAAACAATGTTACACGGGAGATACACTGGGAAATATTTATGAAAATTGTGATGAAAAGCTGGTTGAGTGTCCGGTTGGAACAAAATGCGGACTGGCACATTGCTATAATGGGCATGCTTTTCTGACGTTGGGAGATATACCGGGAGTAGATACAGTAACTTATGCAGAGACAAGAAATCGTTTGGAAGGAACAGACAATGAATGGCTGAGACCGGAAATGAAAGCAGCAATGAGTTGTAAACTTTATGAGACAAATTATGATGGAGAAGTTTTTACATCATATAATAAGGAGCGGAAAGTGGCATATCTGGATTATTATCATGTTATAAAAAACAAATATCATATGGAAGATGAGAAGCAGAATGTGTTTATTATTGGTACTCCGGATCATGGAAATATGGGAGATCAGGCAATCTGGTACGCAACACAGAAGTTACTGAAAAATTATTTTCCGGCTGCTAATGTGGTAGATGTGGATATGAGTGATTTTGAAACAGATATAGAAGGAATTGCACATCTGATTCAAAAACAGGATATTCTGATACTGCAGGGAGGTGGTAATTTTGGAAATTATTACATGGATGATGAGATGATTCGCAGATCTGTAATCAGCCAGTTCAGGAATAACAGAATCATCATGTTTCCACAGACGGTATATTTTTCAGAGGATGCGGAGGGAAAAGAAGAATTAGAGCGGAGTGTTTGTATTTATAATAAAAATAAAAATCTGGTTCTCATTGCGCGTGATGCAGAATCTTTTGAGTGTTTGAAAGCAAATTTTACAAACGATATGTACATGCTTCCTGATGTTGTACTTTCTTTAAATGCAATTAATATGGAAAAGGAACGTAAGGGAGTCTTAATTTGTTTACGTAGTGATAAAGAAAGTGTTATGAATCATCAGAATGTTGATGAAATAGAAAGCTTTTTAAAGGATAGGATTTCGGAAATAAGATATACAGATACGCAGATGGATAATTATTGCAAAGAGAATAGAGAATTATTACTAAAGCAGAAGATTAAAGAATTTCAGTCAGCTGAATTAGTGATTACGGATAGATTGCATGGTATGATATTTGCTGCTATAACGGGAACACCTTGTATTGCATTTGATAATTTTAATGCTAAGGTAAAAAAAGTTTATGCATATTTAAAAGATACATGCATTGTGAAATTAGTGCATGATTTTCAAGAATTTACGGAAGCATATGGTGAATTGAAGGTAAATGCGAAGAATAATTATGATGAAAAATCTGTAATACAGCAATTTGTGGATGTGTTAGATCAGATAAAATTGAAGTGTGTAGAAGCTAATGAAACAGATATTTATCAGAAGAGCATGGAGGAAATCTTACGTTACTGGAGTTTAAAAAATTATCAGACAGGTATAAGATGTACTGAGTTAAAGGAGTGGAATGAGAAGCTGCAGAAACAGAACGAGGACAGGATACAGGAATTACAGACATACAAGAACTGGGTCGAAAATTTACAGAAACAAAATGAAGAGAGAATGAAAGATACAGAAGTATACAAGGACTGGGTGAATAATCTGCAGAAACAGAATGAAGAACGGATGAAAGAATTAGAAGTATACAAAGACTGGGTCAATAATCTGCAAAAGCAGATAGAGGATATGAAAAGGTAA
- a CDS encoding glycosyltransferase family 2 protein: protein MKLNVIMPMGGGGTRFGNHGFNVPKPLIEIYGKPFFYWATQSLIKNIEIESLTFVVLKEHIEKFAIDQRIKEFYPDARINVIPEVLPGAVLTCKAGVTNIENDKPIIFNDCDHLFLCSSFYEFCKNNEFETIDGGLLTFKSHDPKFSFVAYDENGYVNHTVEKQAISEDAICGAYYFRNKQIFEEAVEIYLENCSYNEFFVSGVYNVMAEQGRKIKSFNVDQHVSFGTPDEFEEAKGNVTYKKLL from the coding sequence ATGAAATTAAATGTAATAATGCCTATGGGTGGTGGTGGCACCAGATTTGGAAATCATGGATTTAATGTACCGAAACCTTTAATTGAGATTTATGGGAAACCGTTTTTTTACTGGGCAACACAGTCACTGATCAAAAATATTGAAATCGAAAGCCTTACATTTGTTGTATTAAAAGAGCATATTGAAAAATTTGCGATTGACCAGAGAATTAAAGAATTTTATCCGGATGCCAGAATCAATGTGATTCCGGAAGTATTACCTGGAGCTGTACTGACTTGCAAGGCGGGTGTGACCAATATAGAGAATGATAAACCGATCATTTTTAATGATTGTGACCATTTGTTTTTGTGCAGTTCATTTTATGAATTCTGCAAAAATAACGAATTTGAGACGATTGATGGAGGCTTATTGACTTTCAAATCGCATGATCCAAAGTTCAGTTTTGTTGCATACGATGAAAATGGATATGTGAATCACACAGTTGAAAAACAGGCAATCAGTGAAGATGCGATTTGTGGAGCTTATTATTTTAGAAATAAGCAGATATTTGAAGAAGCTGTGGAGATTTATTTGGAAAATTGTTCCTACAATGAGTTTTTTGTCAGTGGTGTATATAATGTGATGGCAGAACAGGGCAGAAAAATCAAAAGTTTTAATGTGGATCAGCATGTTTCATTTGGCACACCGGATGAGTTCGAAGAGGCTAAGGGGAATGTGACATATAAAAAATTGTTGTAG